The nucleotide window CCGAACCTTTAGAAGATGTAAAATCTGCAATAAGATACTTAAAAGCCAATGCCGATAAATACGGAATAGATAAAACCAGAGTTGCTGTAATGGGAGATTCTGCAGGTGGATATTTGGCAGCACTTACAGGAACTACAAATACTATGAAACAGTTTGATAAAGGAGATAATCTGAATGAAAACAGCAATATTCTTGCAGTTGCAGATCTTTACGGAGCTTCCGATTTGACTAAAATCGGTGCGGATTTTTCTGAAAAAGTAAAAGAAGCCCATAACTCTCCTGCTATTCCTGAAGCATTGTTAATTAACGGGCTCCCTCTTTATAATGTCGGCGGTTCGGTCAACAGCCGACCTGAAAAAGCAAAGGCTGCCAACCCTATAAATTATATTTCTAAAAATACTCCTCCGTTTCTGCTTATGTATGGAGATAAAGATAATCTGGTTTCTCCGAGTCAAACTGAAATTCTGTATAAAGCATTAAAGGAAAAAGGAGTTCCTGTTACAAAATATGTTGTGAAAAATGCAGGTCACGGAGATGAATATTGGACACAACCTGAAATAATTGAAATTATAATAAACTTTTTTGATAAAAATTTAAAAAATAAATAAAATACAGGAGGTCTGGCATGTTTAATGAAAAATTTTTTGAAGTTCTGAAACATGACGGTGTTGTTTCAATAGTAACCTGGGGAAATGAAGAGCCGAACATTACTAACACTTGGAATTCCTATCTTCAAATAAAAGACGGAAATAGAATACTTATTCCTGTCGCAGGATTTACAA belongs to Pseudoleptotrichia goodfellowii and includes:
- a CDS encoding alpha/beta hydrolase; protein product: MKKILILLFTAIITIISAEDNKTLEVKLTKPSIKMLSGITYSQGTNSTGIGTFKLEMDILKPRAKQTKPLPLVVFITGGGFIGAPKENYIQQRLAIAEAGYIVASIEYRAAPNGVFPEPLEDVKSAIRYLKANADKYGIDKTRVAVMGDSAGGYLAALTGTTNTMKQFDKGDNLNENSNILAVADLYGASDLTKIGADFSEKVKEAHNSPAIPEALLINGLPLYNVGGSVNSRPEKAKAANPINYISKNTPPFLLMYGDKDNLVSPSQTEILYKALKEKGVPVTKYVVKNAGHGDEYWTQPEIIEIIINFFDKNLKNK